A genomic segment from Dehalococcoidales bacterium encodes:
- the rplI gene encoding 50S ribosomal protein L9, with amino-acid sequence MKVVFLQDVHNVARGGDIKDVADGYARNYLIPKQLAARADPKMMNVIEARIKASARITAQTESEMLELAGLINGQEITLKARSGVKDRLYGSVTPADIATEIEKATNCVIDKRKIELENPIRQLGSYEVPIRLAREIVPTIILTVVDEES; translated from the coding sequence ATGAAAGTTGTTTTCCTGCAGGATGTACATAATGTCGCCAGGGGCGGTGACATAAAAGACGTAGCTGATGGCTACGCGAGAAACTACCTGATACCAAAGCAGCTCGCGGCACGGGCAGACCCCAAGATGATGAACGTCATCGAGGCGCGGATAAAGGCAAGTGCCCGTATTACCGCCCAGACCGAATCGGAAATGCTCGAACTGGCCGGTCTGATAAACGGCCAGGAGATTACCCTCAAAGCCCGGTCCGGGGTGAAAGACCGCCTTTATGGTTCGGTGACGCCGGCTGATATCGCTACCGAGATTGAAAAGGCCACCAACTGTGTTATCGACAAGCGGAAAATCGAACTGGAGAACCCCATCCGCCAACTGGGGAGCTATGAAGTGCCCATAAGGCTGGCCAGGGAAATAGTACCCACGATAATACTGACAGTCGTTGACGAGGAGTCCTGA
- the trxB gene encoding thioredoxin-disulfide reductase has product MTSDGDNIYEIVIIGGGPAGLTAGLYTSRARLRSLLMEKALVGGQIINAEQVENFPGFPDGVSGSELGELLNRQAARFGLEMLYVEVCGLELQEDRKLVRTTEGDFTARALIIAGGSRRQELGVSGEKEFIGKGVSYCATCDASFFREQPVAVIGGGDAAITEALHLAKFASGVTVIHRRDQLRASRILQERAFAEPMIEFRWDSVVERIEGNDFVEGAAVRNVKTGEQSMLGVTGVFVSIGFQPDTDYLKGILPLDDIGHIITNEKMETGIPGILAAGDIRHNSARQAIAAAGDGATAAIYAEKYLTEQ; this is encoded by the coding sequence ATGACATCGGATGGAGACAACATCTACGAGATTGTCATTATCGGTGGTGGCCCTGCAGGCCTGACCGCCGGACTCTACACCTCGCGTGCCAGGCTCCGCAGCCTGCTCATGGAAAAGGCACTGGTAGGCGGCCAGATTATCAATGCCGAGCAGGTGGAGAACTTCCCCGGATTCCCGGACGGTGTCTCAGGTTCCGAACTCGGGGAGTTGCTCAACCGGCAGGCGGCCAGGTTCGGACTGGAAATGCTTTACGTCGAGGTCTGCGGGCTCGAACTACAGGAAGACCGGAAACTGGTCAGGACCACCGAGGGCGACTTCACTGCCCGGGCGTTAATCATCGCCGGCGGTTCAAGAAGACAGGAACTGGGTGTCAGCGGCGAAAAGGAATTCATCGGCAAAGGCGTGTCTTACTGCGCCACCTGTGATGCCTCCTTCTTTCGGGAACAGCCGGTGGCTGTAATCGGTGGCGGTGATGCCGCCATCACTGAAGCCCTGCACCTCGCCAAGTTCGCCTCCGGCGTAACCGTGATTCATCGCCGTGACCAGTTGCGTGCCAGTCGTATTCTCCAGGAGAGGGCCTTTGCGGAGCCCATGATTGAATTCAGGTGGGACAGCGTTGTCGAGCGGATTGAAGGTAATGATTTCGTCGAGGGAGCGGCTGTGCGTAATGTAAAGACCGGCGAACAGTCCATGCTGGGCGTAACCGGGGTCTTTGTATCCATCGGCTTCCAACCGGACACGGACTACCTCAAGGGGATTCTGCCCCTGGATGATATCGGCCATATCATCACCAACGAAAAGATGGAGACCGGCATACCCGGTATTCTGGCCGCCGGCGACATTCGCCACAACTCCGCCCGACAGGCGATAGCGGCTGCCGGGGACGGTGCTACCGCCGCAATCTACGCCGAAAAGTATCTCACGGAACAGTAA
- a CDS encoding acyl-CoA dehydratase activase, whose protein sequence is MQTYLGIDVGSVTTKLAVLDGHDELVNHVYLLTQGRPIDMIQEGLREIRKQLPADCDICGVATTGSARYLAGVIVGADLVKNEITAHAVAALHYFPDVRTIMEIGGQDSKITIVRDGIVTDFAMNTVCAAGTGSFLDHQALRLDMSIEELSQRALASSAPVRIAGRCTVFAESDMVHKQQMGHRVEDILYGLCQALVRNYLSNVGLGKDIQTPIMFQGGVAFNQSIIRALREELGMEIIVPPHHEIMGAIGAALLVHEEMATGDSSSHFKGFDQSEVKYSTSTFECKACPNNCEIARLSLNGKALAHWGGRCDMWERVAATE, encoded by the coding sequence ATGCAAACCTACCTCGGGATTGATGTTGGTTCGGTAACCACCAAACTTGCCGTCCTCGATGGGCACGACGAGCTGGTTAACCACGTCTATCTCCTGACCCAGGGCAGGCCGATTGATATGATACAGGAAGGACTGCGGGAAATCAGGAAACAGCTTCCCGCAGACTGCGACATCTGCGGTGTGGCCACAACCGGGAGTGCCCGCTACCTCGCCGGCGTAATCGTTGGTGCGGACCTGGTCAAGAACGAGATTACGGCCCACGCAGTGGCCGCCCTGCATTACTTCCCCGACGTCCGGACCATCATGGAAATCGGGGGGCAGGATAGTAAGATAACCATCGTCCGCGACGGTATAGTCACTGACTTTGCCATGAATACCGTCTGCGCCGCCGGCACCGGCAGCTTCCTTGACCACCAGGCGCTGCGCCTCGATATGAGCATCGAAGAACTCAGCCAGCGAGCGCTGGCGAGCAGTGCCCCGGTGCGCATCGCCGGACGCTGCACCGTCTTTGCGGAATCGGACATGGTGCACAAGCAGCAGATGGGGCACCGGGTTGAAGATATCCTCTACGGTCTCTGCCAGGCTCTGGTGCGCAACTACCTCAGCAATGTGGGGCTGGGCAAAGACATCCAAACGCCAATCATGTTCCAGGGCGGGGTCGCCTTCAACCAGTCGATAATCAGGGCTCTCCGGGAAGAACTCGGTATGGAAATTATTGTCCCACCCCACCATGAGATTATGGGAGCTATTGGCGCTGCCTTGCTGGTACACGAGGAGATGGCCACCGGGGATAGCAGCAGCCATTTCAAGGGATTTGACCAGAGTGAGGTGAAGTACAGCACCTCCACATTCGAATGCAAAGCCTGTCCGAATAACTGTGAGATTGCCCGGCTTTCCCTTAATGGCAAGGCTCTCGCCCATTGGGGCGGGCGTTGCGATATGTGGGAGCGAGTGGCGGCTACAGAATAG
- the plsX gene encoding phosphate acyltransferase PlsX: protein MIIAVDAAGGEYAPHEVVKGAVKAAQDYDIGIALVGRKDLLHVQTGRYLKKLDMTIVDATQTIDDNESPIEAVNNKPDSSIMMGINLVKTGKAAAFVSAGNTGAVLYSALLVLGRIKGIERPAIASIININVTAPVLLIDSGANANCRPKYLVQFARLGSIYSREVLGVPSPRVGLLNNGEEEGKGNHLMQETHTLLKETDLNFVGNIEGHGLVRGGADVIVTDGFTGNIVLKALEGLGDTFLQLRNVGQVFANARHMQSRHQIFDTGLGSLVRRIDYRESGGACLLGVDGNVIIAHGRSHAKAIRNAIGLAKQSVDSAVCQIIKDQQSQLAASE, encoded by the coding sequence ATGATTATAGCTGTTGACGCCGCCGGCGGAGAATATGCCCCCCACGAGGTAGTAAAGGGAGCTGTCAAAGCTGCCCAGGACTATGACATAGGGATTGCCCTCGTGGGCAGAAAAGACCTGCTTCACGTACAGACCGGCCGCTACCTCAAGAAGCTGGACATGACCATCGTTGATGCCACTCAGACCATTGATGACAACGAGTCGCCGATAGAGGCGGTTAACAACAAGCCGGACTCCTCAATCATGATGGGCATCAATCTGGTAAAGACGGGAAAGGCAGCGGCGTTTGTGTCCGCCGGTAACACCGGTGCAGTGCTCTACTCGGCGCTTCTCGTCCTTGGCAGGATTAAAGGCATCGAACGTCCCGCTATTGCCAGCATTATCAATATCAACGTCACCGCCCCCGTCCTGCTTATTGACTCCGGCGCTAATGCCAACTGCCGGCCGAAATACCTTGTCCAGTTCGCCCGGCTGGGCTCCATCTATTCCAGGGAAGTGCTCGGTGTCCCCTCTCCCCGCGTCGGCCTGCTCAATAATGGGGAGGAAGAGGGCAAGGGAAACCACCTGATGCAGGAGACCCATACCCTCCTCAAGGAAACAGACCTCAACTTCGTGGGTAATATCGAGGGGCACGGGCTCGTACGAGGAGGGGCCGATGTAATCGTGACCGACGGCTTTACCGGCAATATTGTCCTCAAGGCTCTCGAAGGGCTGGGTGATACCTTCCTTCAGCTGCGCAACGTTGGCCAGGTATTCGCCAACGCCCGTCACATGCAGTCGCGCCATCAAATCTTTGATACCGGCCTCGGCTCCCTGGTCAGGCGGATAGATTATCGGGAATCCGGGGGGGCCTGCCTCCTCGGGGTGGATGGTAACGTTATCATAGCTCACGGACGGAGCCATGCCAAGGCTATAAGGAACGCCATCGGTCTCGCCAAGCAAAGCGTTGATAGTGCCGTATGCCAGATAATAAAGGACCAACAGAGCCAGCTTGCTGCATCGGAGTAG
- the rbfA gene encoding 30S ribosome-binding factor RbfA: protein MGYHIERVNSLIRQEMSEMLQRQVKDPRLGNFISITAVSTSSDMKHAKVYVSCVQGEEDRQEILGVLASAAGFFRREMAVNLRLRRVPELTFQWDDSIERGDQVLRLIDQVTPGEDRTGTESPLQD, encoded by the coding sequence GTGGGATATCATATCGAGCGGGTAAACAGTCTTATCCGCCAGGAAATGAGTGAGATGCTTCAACGCCAAGTCAAAGACCCACGACTTGGCAATTTCATTTCGATTACGGCAGTCAGCACTTCTTCGGATATGAAGCACGCCAAGGTATACGTCAGTTGTGTACAGGGTGAAGAAGACAGGCAGGAAATACTTGGCGTGCTGGCTTCCGCAGCAGGATTCTTTCGCCGGGAAATGGCGGTAAATCTGAGGTTGAGGCGGGTCCCGGAGCTTACTTTCCAGTGGGATGATTCCATTGAACGTGGGGACCAGGTGCTTCGGCTTATTGACCAGGTGACTCCGGGAGAAGACCGCACAGGTACCGAGTCTCCCCTTCAGGACTAA
- the infB gene encoding translation initiation factor IF-2, whose amino-acid sequence MVGSSKQNDAPRPVAERDNTAATPVKAQQIKIPSAITVKQLAELLQVSPVDTIKRLMRRGVMANVNQVLEFSVAATVATDYGYEVRKEPLATRKAGRVTEVRRRRQLQTTEEAGGLKPRAPVVTIMGHVNHGKTRLLDTIRQTNVMDHEAGGITQHIGAYQVEVNGQRITFLDTPGHEAFTAMRARGAQVTDITILVVAADDGVMPQTLEAIDHARAAGVPIVVAINKIDRPEANPDLVKQQLADAGLLIEEWGGDTVCVQISAREKLGIDELLSNLMVVAEMEELKADPSRSAEGVVIEAEMDKFRGPMGTVLVHSGTLRLGDTVVVGDAWGRVKAMFNDAGKRVKRAGPSTPVEVLGLNGVPQVGDVLTVTADERQAQSLIEKNKAEREREGAAPRAVNLSNVYEQLSTGRVKELNIVMKADVQGSIEPIRTSLEQIAEEEVKVRVIHSGPGNVTESDVMLAIASKAVIIGFNTGSEIGARRLAELEGVSIRYYDVIYNLVDDIAKALKGMLEPTYVEVIEGHAEVRAIFSLSRREKVAGVYVTEGRMVRGASIRVLRNGQVVHESVVSSLRRFKEDAREVASGYECGVGARGFTDFEVGDILEVFRTEEAG is encoded by the coding sequence GTGGTAGGTTCGAGTAAACAGAACGATGCCCCGAGGCCAGTGGCGGAGAGAGACAACACTGCTGCTACGCCGGTAAAGGCTCAACAGATTAAGATTCCATCTGCAATAACTGTTAAGCAGCTAGCGGAGCTCTTACAGGTCAGCCCCGTGGACACGATAAAGCGGTTGATGAGGCGCGGTGTCATGGCCAATGTCAACCAGGTATTGGAATTCAGCGTGGCTGCTACCGTGGCGACGGACTACGGCTACGAGGTGCGGAAGGAACCCCTGGCAACTCGGAAGGCGGGTCGTGTTACCGAAGTCCGGCGAAGGCGACAGCTTCAGACCACCGAGGAAGCAGGTGGACTGAAGCCACGTGCGCCGGTGGTAACGATAATGGGGCACGTCAACCACGGCAAGACCAGGCTCCTTGACACCATCCGGCAGACAAATGTCATGGACCATGAAGCCGGTGGAATCACCCAGCATATCGGTGCCTACCAGGTAGAGGTCAACGGGCAGAGGATTACATTCCTGGATACTCCGGGCCATGAGGCATTCACTGCGATGCGGGCCCGTGGAGCCCAGGTGACCGACATTACGATACTGGTGGTTGCTGCAGATGATGGTGTAATGCCGCAGACGCTGGAGGCGATAGACCACGCTCGTGCTGCCGGTGTACCGATTGTGGTTGCCATCAACAAGATTGATAGACCGGAGGCAAATCCGGACCTGGTGAAGCAGCAACTCGCGGATGCCGGCCTGCTTATCGAGGAGTGGGGTGGCGATACTGTTTGCGTACAGATTTCAGCCAGGGAGAAGCTCGGTATCGATGAGCTACTGTCGAACCTGATGGTTGTTGCCGAGATGGAAGAGCTCAAGGCAGACCCTTCCCGTTCTGCAGAGGGCGTGGTTATTGAGGCGGAGATGGACAAGTTCCGAGGACCTATGGGTACGGTGCTGGTCCATTCCGGCACTTTGAGGCTGGGTGACACGGTCGTGGTTGGTGATGCGTGGGGCAGAGTGAAGGCGATGTTCAATGACGCCGGTAAGCGGGTTAAGAGAGCCGGTCCCTCCACTCCGGTAGAGGTGCTCGGTCTGAATGGTGTCCCGCAGGTCGGTGATGTATTGACAGTCACTGCTGATGAGCGTCAGGCACAATCTTTAATAGAGAAGAACAAGGCGGAAAGGGAACGAGAGGGGGCTGCACCGAGGGCGGTGAATCTGAGCAATGTCTACGAGCAGTTGAGTACCGGCCGGGTAAAGGAACTCAATATCGTAATGAAGGCCGATGTCCAGGGTAGCATCGAGCCGATAAGGACCTCTCTGGAGCAGATTGCCGAAGAAGAAGTCAAGGTCAGGGTCATTCACAGCGGTCCCGGTAATGTTACCGAGAGTGATGTGATGCTTGCCATCGCATCCAAGGCGGTGATTATAGGTTTCAACACCGGGTCGGAGATTGGTGCGCGGCGGCTGGCCGAGCTGGAAGGCGTGAGTATCCGCTATTATGATGTTATTTATAACCTCGTGGACGATATCGCTAAAGCTCTCAAGGGGATGCTGGAGCCTACGTACGTTGAAGTGATTGAGGGCCATGCCGAGGTGCGAGCTATCTTCTCGCTTAGCCGGCGCGAAAAGGTGGCTGGTGTCTACGTAACCGAAGGCAGGATGGTCCGTGGAGCTTCGATCAGGGTGCTTCGCAATGGACAGGTGGTGCATGAGTCTGTCGTCAGCAGCCTGCGACGCTTCAAGGAGGATGCGCGAGAGGTGGCCAGCGGCTATGAGTGCGGAGTGGGCGCCAGAGGTTTTACTGACTTTGAGGTGGGCGACATCCTGGAGGTATTCAGGACAGAGGAGGCTGGCTGA
- a CDS encoding M20 family metallopeptidase, with protein sequence MDIERLKSAVIDEIDTRRTPLRELALRIHDNPELGFGETLAAAWLTEYLEQNGFSIERGICELPTAFRASYGEGKPVIALLAEYDALPGVGHACGHNIICTSAVGAAVAIRSVAHELTGRIVVIGTPAEELFGGKVIMTGRGAFADLDAAMMVHPSVVNNATTYALACQNLDIEFFGKAAHAAAYPERGINALEAMLLSFAGINSLRQHIKSTARIHGIITDGGKAPNIVPDYSAGKFMVRAEQDSYLNELQEKVLSCFQGAAATTGARLEYTWDDVRYAPMRNNMILAGLFAGNMERLGRQVQLVDRSGAFGSTDMGNVSQVAPSIHATIAIAPRKVLLHSPEFAAAAATEEAIDGLCDAAKTMAMTVIDLLTRPEKLAALKEEFERAK encoded by the coding sequence TTGGACATAGAGCGATTGAAGAGCGCCGTCATCGACGAGATAGACACTCGCCGCACCCCACTCAGAGAGCTTGCTCTGAGAATCCATGACAATCCCGAGCTTGGCTTCGGTGAGACTCTGGCAGCCGCCTGGCTGACCGAATACCTGGAGCAGAACGGCTTCTCCATCGAAAGGGGTATCTGTGAGCTACCGACCGCTTTCCGTGCCAGCTACGGCGAAGGGAAGCCGGTTATTGCCCTGCTCGCTGAATATGACGCCCTGCCCGGAGTGGGACACGCCTGCGGTCACAACATTATCTGCACCAGCGCAGTCGGTGCGGCAGTAGCCATCCGGTCCGTCGCCCACGAGTTGACCGGTCGTATTGTCGTGATTGGCACCCCTGCCGAGGAACTTTTCGGCGGCAAGGTAATCATGACCGGAAGAGGGGCTTTTGCCGACCTGGACGCAGCCATGATGGTGCACCCGAGCGTGGTCAATAACGCCACAACCTACGCCCTTGCCTGCCAGAACCTGGACATCGAGTTCTTCGGAAAGGCGGCCCACGCTGCCGCCTATCCTGAAAGGGGCATTAACGCCCTTGAAGCGATGCTCCTGTCCTTTGCCGGGATAAACTCACTACGCCAGCACATCAAGAGCACGGCACGCATCCACGGAATCATCACCGATGGAGGAAAGGCCCCCAATATTGTCCCTGATTACAGCGCCGGCAAGTTCATGGTCCGCGCTGAGCAAGACAGCTACCTCAATGAATTACAGGAGAAGGTACTTAGCTGCTTTCAGGGGGCTGCCGCCACCACCGGTGCCCGGCTGGAATACACATGGGATGACGTGCGCTACGCCCCGATGCGCAATAATATGATTCTCGCCGGACTATTTGCCGGCAACATGGAGCGCCTCGGGCGGCAGGTGCAACTGGTCGACCGCAGCGGTGCCTTCGGCAGTACCGATATGGGTAATGTCAGCCAGGTCGCACCGTCAATCCACGCCACAATCGCCATTGCACCCCGAAAGGTACTGCTGCACTCCCCTGAGTTTGCTGCGGCCGCTGCCACTGAAGAAGCTATCGATGGACTGTGTGATGCCGCCAAGACGATGGCAATGACAGTAATCGACCTCCTCACCCGTCCGGAAAAACTGGCCGCCCTGAAAGAGGAGTTCGAGAGAGCGAAATGA
- the nusA gene encoding transcription termination factor NusA: MKSEFLLAITQLSAEKNLSKEVVISAVESALESAYRKDHFAANQNIEVKINPDTGKVEVWAEKVVVEQPDDERKEISLNKARLINPDVQLEETVMVEATPHNAGRIAAQTAKQVILQRLHEAEHSAIFEEYADKEGDIISGVVQRIEPRQVLIELGRTEAVLPPAEQMPSERYRVGQRLRVLLLEVVQTNKGPRVIVSRSHPDLVKRLFEMEVPEVFSGAVEIKSIAREASHRTKVAVAARQEGIDPVGCCVGLRGIRIQNIVNELSGEKIDVVLWNSDTAAFIASALSPAQIVNVELNKAEGVATVIVPDRQLSLAIGREGQNARLTAKLSGWRVDIKPVSVYEEEKAEAERARAELQAVAEETGEVEAEPVEEPAAELLVKAEEEVTVEAAVPVAEVPVAEVPVELETLEPEIAEEEEPEPEPVKVEEVEVVVPFVVPVTAGTSEIRFAEDIMPDRGFRRKKEKKKKTARTKVQESEEQRMKGVRRLAVTEVPVDDEEEA; the protein is encoded by the coding sequence ATGAAGAGCGAGTTTCTGCTCGCTATCACGCAGCTCTCTGCAGAGAAAAACCTGAGCAAGGAAGTGGTCATCTCTGCGGTGGAGTCAGCGCTGGAGTCGGCATACCGGAAGGACCACTTTGCTGCTAACCAGAATATAGAAGTGAAGATTAACCCGGACACGGGCAAGGTTGAGGTATGGGCTGAAAAGGTGGTTGTAGAGCAACCTGATGATGAACGGAAGGAAATATCCCTGAATAAAGCCCGCCTGATTAATCCTGACGTGCAACTGGAAGAGACGGTAATGGTGGAGGCTACCCCACACAATGCCGGGCGCATCGCTGCCCAGACGGCCAAGCAGGTTATACTCCAGCGACTTCACGAAGCCGAGCATAGTGCCATCTTCGAGGAATACGCGGACAAAGAAGGGGACATTATCAGCGGTGTGGTGCAGCGTATCGAGCCCAGACAGGTCCTGATAGAGCTTGGTCGGACCGAGGCGGTGCTCCCTCCGGCGGAACAGATGCCCAGCGAGCGGTATCGGGTAGGCCAGAGGCTGAGGGTGCTTCTTCTTGAGGTAGTGCAAACCAATAAGGGGCCCCGGGTAATAGTATCACGTTCCCATCCTGACCTCGTGAAGCGCCTCTTCGAAATGGAAGTGCCCGAGGTTTTCAGCGGAGCGGTGGAGATTAAGTCGATAGCCCGGGAGGCATCACACCGGACGAAGGTAGCTGTGGCCGCCCGACAGGAGGGTATCGACCCGGTAGGATGCTGTGTTGGATTGCGTGGCATCAGGATACAGAATATCGTCAATGAACTGAGCGGTGAGAAGATAGACGTTGTGCTGTGGAATTCGGATACTGCCGCCTTCATCGCCAGCGCACTGAGTCCTGCTCAGATAGTCAACGTGGAGCTGAACAAGGCAGAGGGTGTGGCTACGGTGATTGTCCCTGACAGGCAGCTTTCGCTGGCCATCGGGAGAGAAGGGCAGAACGCCAGGTTAACAGCGAAGTTATCCGGCTGGCGAGTTGATATCAAGCCTGTTTCCGTATATGAGGAAGAGAAAGCAGAGGCAGAGCGAGCGAGGGCCGAACTCCAAGCGGTTGCGGAGGAGACAGGTGAAGTCGAAGCTGAACCTGTAGAGGAACCGGCAGCCGAGTTGCTTGTTAAGGCTGAAGAAGAGGTCACCGTCGAGGCGGCAGTGCCGGTGGCGGAAGTGCCGGTGGCGGAGGTGCCGGTTGAGCTTGAGACTCTGGAACCAGAGATAGCGGAGGAAGAAGAGCCGGAACCGGAGCCGGTGAAGGTTGAAGAGGTTGAGGTGGTCGTGCCCTTTGTAGTGCCGGTAACCGCAGGGACGTCCGAGATACGGTTTGCCGAGGATATTATGCCGGACCGTGGTTTCAGGAGGAAAAAGGAGAAAAAGAAAAAGACGGCCCGGACCAAAGTCCAGGAGAGTGAAGAGCAGAGGATGAAAGGGGTACGCCGGCTGGCAGTTACCGAAGTCCCTGTGGATGATGAGGAAGAGGCCTGA
- a CDS encoding acyl-CoA dehydratase activase-related protein, translating to MTTIGIPRALLYYQYYPMWKTFFEHLGAEVVTSGPTSRTTLAKGTARVVADTCLPVKVFVGHVLSLVDKCDYIFIPAIRSLKSRTYNCAKFLGLPDMTRAVVPESPPILEIEIDVNRGKRYLYQSVYGLGRHFSWNPLRVREAAMAAMETLISYRGLMSESRLTPLQTIDDITGIPRRKPDEPSIAPATPSATIAVIGHAYLLYDEHVNYELIQRLEQYGARVLTPEMLTEHEREAAVARLVGRAYWTYEEDVVGAGGHYLRNEVDGVIGIMAFGCGPDSLMMEILRREAGNQQTTAFMCITLEEHTSETGVITRLEAFLDMIHRRKRRRVALCV from the coding sequence ATGACTACCATCGGCATTCCCCGGGCACTTCTCTACTACCAGTACTACCCCATGTGGAAGACCTTCTTCGAGCACCTGGGGGCGGAAGTAGTCACTTCCGGGCCAACCAGCCGTACCACGCTGGCCAAAGGTACTGCACGAGTCGTTGCCGATACCTGCCTGCCGGTCAAGGTCTTCGTCGGCCATGTCCTGTCTCTGGTAGATAAGTGCGATTACATCTTCATCCCGGCGATTCGCAGCCTTAAAAGCAGGACATACAACTGCGCCAAGTTCCTGGGACTGCCTGATATGACCAGGGCGGTTGTCCCCGAGTCTCCGCCAATACTGGAGATAGAGATTGACGTTAACCGGGGGAAGCGCTATCTCTACCAGTCTGTCTACGGGCTGGGCCGGCACTTTAGCTGGAATCCGCTCAGGGTCAGGGAAGCGGCCATGGCTGCCATGGAGACCCTTATCAGCTACCGGGGACTGATGTCCGAAAGCAGACTGACACCGCTCCAGACAATTGATGACATCACGGGTATTCCCCGGAGAAAGCCGGACGAGCCATCAATCGCCCCGGCCACACCGTCAGCGACCATCGCCGTCATCGGACACGCCTACCTCCTCTATGATGAGCATGTCAACTACGAGCTTATCCAACGGCTGGAACAGTATGGTGCCAGGGTACTCACCCCGGAGATGCTTACCGAACACGAACGCGAAGCGGCCGTAGCCAGACTGGTGGGCAGGGCATACTGGACGTACGAAGAAGACGTCGTCGGTGCCGGGGGACACTATCTTCGGAATGAGGTTGATGGCGTTATCGGTATCATGGCATTTGGCTGCGGGCCCGATTCGCTGATGATGGAGATACTGCGCCGTGAGGCGGGAAATCAGCAGACCACTGCCTTCATGTGCATCACCCTTGAAGAGCATACTTCCGAGACCGGTGTGATTACGCGACTGGAAGCGTTTCTTGATATGATTCACCGCAGGAAGAGGAGACGGGTGGCCCTATGCGTGTAA
- a CDS encoding YlxR family protein, with the protein MMRKRPEHSQKVTKHVPQRTCVACRQVRTKRELIRLVRVDDGRVEVDTSGRKAGRGAYLCNTPECWEVGLKRGRLEHVLRIALSRDNREELAEQGKAIMRGDK; encoded by the coding sequence ATGATGAGGAAGAGGCCTGAACACAGCCAGAAGGTCACCAAGCATGTGCCGCAGCGGACGTGTGTGGCCTGCCGTCAGGTAAGAACCAAGCGGGAACTGATTCGGCTGGTGCGGGTCGATGACGGTAGAGTGGAGGTAGATACCAGCGGCAGGAAAGCGGGGCGCGGGGCCTACCTGTGCAACACACCGGAGTGCTGGGAGGTTGGATTGAAGCGCGGCCGACTGGAGCATGTATTACGGATTGCTCTTTCCCGGGACAACCGGGAGGAGCTAGCGGAGCAAGGGAAAGCTATCATGCGGGGAGATAAATAG
- the truB gene encoding tRNA pseudouridine(55) synthase TruB, producing MDGILNVNKPRGKTSFGVVALIRRLSGERRVGHAGTLDPEATGVLPICLGQATRVVEFLVDATKTYRAEIELGIATDTYDSTGTIVQRGDISGIGREQVEAVLDSFRGQILQTPPMYSAVKHQGRPLYQLARAGITIERQQRQVEVYRLEVTAWQPPVVTVEVVCSKGTYIRSMAHDIGQVLGCGANVRNLIRLRCGIFGIEEAVSVPELEDAFRDGYWQQFVRPMDSVLTDWRAETVSEETAQVIRNGRPVELESNPGGDPEVPTDSVSDTRCRVYTPDGRLLSLMRFDTATRQWLPVKVFQ from the coding sequence ATGGACGGCATACTGAATGTCAACAAGCCCCGGGGCAAGACCTCTTTCGGGGTTGTGGCGCTGATAAGGCGTCTTAGCGGTGAGCGGCGTGTCGGACACGCCGGTACGCTTGACCCGGAGGCCACCGGTGTCCTTCCCATCTGCCTCGGCCAGGCAACGCGGGTTGTCGAGTTCCTGGTAGACGCCACCAAGACCTACCGCGCGGAAATCGAGCTGGGTATCGCCACCGATACCTACGATTCCACCGGCACGATTGTCCAGAGGGGGGATATCTCGGGGATTGGGCGGGAGCAGGTGGAGGCGGTGCTTGATTCCTTCCGCGGGCAGATTCTGCAGACCCCTCCGATGTACAGCGCAGTGAAGCATCAGGGCAGACCGCTTTACCAGCTGGCGCGGGCCGGTATCACCATCGAGCGGCAGCAGCGCCAGGTAGAGGTTTATCGCCTTGAAGTAACGGCGTGGCAGCCACCGGTGGTTACAGTGGAGGTAGTCTGCTCCAAAGGTACTTACATTCGCTCTATGGCCCACGATATCGGGCAGGTCCTGGGTTGCGGTGCTAACGTGAGGAATCTCATTCGTCTGAGGTGCGGCATCTTCGGGATAGAGGAAGCCGTCTCTGTGCCGGAGCTTGAGGATGCCTTCCGTGACGGATACTGGCAGCAGTTTGTACGTCCCATGGATTCTGTGCTCACGGACTGGCGGGCGGAGACTGTCAGTGAAGAAACGGCACAGGTCATCAGGAACGGACGCCCTGTGGAACTGGAGAGTAATCCGGGCGGTGACCCGGAGGTCCCAACCGATTCGGTATCGGATACTCGCTGCCGAGTGTACACTCCGGATGGCCGCCTCCTCAGCCTGATGAGGTTCGATACAGCTACCCGGCAGTGGCTGCCTGTGAAGGTATTCCAGTAG